Proteins from a single region of Gemmatirosa kalamazoonensis:
- a CDS encoding aminotransferase class V-fold PLP-dependent enzyme: protein MLTERVERPRAIVDFAELRAREFSRLDAGAHAYLDFTGSALYPESLVAEHAAMLREAVLGNPHSESPASLASSALLAEARSRVLRFLDADPARYGVVFTANTTGAIRLVAEGFRFAPRAPLVLAQDDHNSVNGMREYARRAGAPVLYLPLDEELRLVGAAEELEALGTGGLFAFPAQSNFSGVRHPLSLVRQARALGYSVLLDAAAYVPTSPLSLRDVPADFVALSFYKMFGYPTGLGALVARIDALDALKRPWFSGGTVEFVSVHHDAHLLKDGVEAFEDGTPSFLAIAAVCAGLDFLDGVGMERIRKRTGELTGALAAELRALRHRNGNPSVTLYGPADDVGRGATLSFNVLDTAGRVVPYCRVEERARAARVSVRGGCFCNPGAAAAAFGFPRDATVACLDAARRTGWSLDRFAACLGDRPVGAVRASTGVPTNAADLERLVAVVDGMTIG from the coding sequence CGCGATCGTCGACTTCGCCGAGCTGCGCGCGCGCGAGTTCTCGCGGCTCGACGCCGGCGCGCACGCGTACCTCGACTTCACGGGGAGCGCGCTGTACCCCGAGTCGCTCGTCGCGGAGCACGCGGCGATGCTGCGCGAGGCGGTGCTCGGCAACCCGCACTCCGAGAGCCCCGCGTCGCTCGCCAGCTCGGCGCTGCTGGCCGAGGCGCGGTCGCGCGTGCTCCGCTTCCTCGACGCCGACCCGGCGCGCTACGGCGTCGTGTTCACCGCGAACACCACCGGCGCGATCCGGCTCGTGGCCGAAGGGTTCCGGTTCGCGCCGCGCGCGCCGCTCGTCCTCGCGCAGGACGACCACAACTCGGTGAACGGCATGCGCGAGTACGCGCGGCGCGCCGGCGCACCGGTGCTCTACCTGCCGCTCGACGAGGAGCTGCGGCTCGTCGGCGCGGCCGAGGAGCTGGAGGCGTTAGGCACCGGCGGGCTGTTCGCGTTCCCCGCGCAGTCCAACTTCTCCGGCGTGCGGCATCCGCTGTCGCTCGTGCGCCAGGCGCGCGCGCTCGGCTACAGCGTGCTGCTCGACGCGGCGGCGTACGTGCCCACGAGCCCCCTCAGCCTGCGCGACGTCCCCGCCGACTTCGTGGCGCTCTCGTTCTACAAGATGTTCGGCTACCCCACGGGGCTCGGCGCGCTCGTTGCGCGCATCGACGCGCTCGACGCGCTGAAGCGGCCATGGTTCTCGGGCGGCACCGTGGAGTTCGTGTCGGTGCACCACGACGCGCACCTGCTGAAGGACGGCGTCGAGGCGTTCGAGGACGGCACGCCGAGCTTTCTCGCCATCGCCGCCGTGTGCGCGGGGCTCGACTTCCTCGACGGCGTGGGGATGGAGCGCATCCGCAAGCGCACCGGCGAGCTGACGGGCGCGCTCGCCGCCGAGCTGCGCGCGCTGCGGCACCGCAACGGGAACCCGTCGGTCACGCTCTACGGGCCGGCCGACGACGTGGGCCGCGGCGCGACGCTGTCGTTCAACGTGCTCGATACGGCGGGGCGCGTGGTGCCGTACTGTCGCGTCGAAGAGCGAGCACGAGCGGCACGCGTCTCCGTGCGCGGCGGCTGCTTCTGCAACCCGGGCGCGGCGGCCGCGGCGTTCGGCTTCCCGCGCGACGCCACCGTCGCCTGCCTCGATGCGGCGCGGCGCACGGGCTGGTCGCTCGACCGGTTCGCGGCGTGCCTCGGCGATCGCCCGGTGGGCGCGGTGCGCGCGTCGACCGGCGTGCCGACGAACGCGGCCGATCTCGAGCGCCTCGTGGCGGTGGTGGACGGGATGACGATCGGGTGA